One genomic window of Glycine soja cultivar W05 chromosome 9, ASM419377v2, whole genome shotgun sequence includes the following:
- the LOC114425473 gene encoding protein C2-DOMAIN ABA-RELATED 11-like produces MGEQLGLLKVMVVQGKRLVIRDFKTSDPYVVLKLGNQTAKTKVINSCLNPVWNEELNFTLTEPLGVLNLEVFDKDLLKADDKMGNAFLNLQPIVSAARLRDILRVSSGETTLRKVIPDGENCLVRESSINCVNGEVVQNVWLRLRGVESGELELTIKLATPVAPAI; encoded by the exons ATGGGTGAACAATTAGGGCTACTAAAAGTCATGGTTGTGCAAGGGAAAAGGTTGGTGATCCGGGATTTCAAGACCAGTGATCCTTATGTAGTACTCAAACTAGGGAATCAG ACTGCAAAGACCAAGGTAATTAATAGCTGCTTGAATCCTGTTTGGAATGAAGAGCTGAATTTCACTCTGACAGAACCATTGGGAGTTCTGAATTTG GAAGTGTTTGATAAAGATCTTTTGAAGGCTGATGACAAGATGGGAAATGCTTTCTTGAACCTTCAACCAATAGTCTCTGCAGCCAGATTAAGAGACATCTTAAGAGTGTCCTCTGGTGAGACAACATTAAGGAAGGTCATACCTGATGGTGAAAACTGTCTTGTCCGTGAAAGCAGTATCAACTGTGTCAATGGTGAGGTGGTGCAGAATGTTTGGTTAAGGCTTCGTGGAGTTGAGTCTGGGGAACTAGAATTGACTATCAAGTTGGCCACACCTGTTGCTCCTGCAATATAG
- the LOC114366957 gene encoding DNA oxidative demethylase ALKBH2 — protein sequence MNVLKLKAVSEENPNETVKRETVDLGNGSDVVYIQRLIPSDQSWKWFHYLDKHIPWTRPTIRVFGKSFLQPRDTCYVATPGLTELTYSGYQPHAYSWDDYPPLKDMLDAVHKALPGSSFNSLLLNRYNGGNDYVGWHSDDEKLYGPTPEIASLTFGCDRDFVLKKKPCKKSCDGSDEPASKRLKKGSHDADQHTFRLRHGSLLVMRGYTQRDWIHSVPKRAKAEATRINLTFRRVF from the exons ATGAATGTGTTGAAGCTGAAGGCGGTGTCGGAGGAGAACCCTAACGAGACTGTGAAAAGGGAAACGGTGGATCTCGGAAACGGAAGCGACGTCGTTTACATTCAGAGGTTAATACCCTCCGATCAATCATGGAAATGGTTCCATTATCTCGACAAACACATCCCATGGACCAGACCCACCATTCGCGTCTTCGGAAAATCTTTCCTTCAG CCTCGAGACACATGTTATGTTGCAACTCCAGGATTGACTGAGTTGACTTACAGCGGATATCAGCCGCATGCATATTCTTGGGATGATTATCCACCACTTAAAGACATGCTGGATGCT GTCCATAAAGCTCTCCCTGGGAGTAGTTTTAATAGCTTACTCTTAAATAGGTACAATGGTGGTAATGACTATGTTGGTTGGCATTCTGATGATGAGAAGCTTTATGGACCAACGCCTGAAATTGCGTCTCTAACTTTTGGATGTGACCGCGACTTTGTTTTGAAGAAGAAGCCATGTAAAAAATCCTGTG ATGGAAGTGATGAACCTGCCAGCAAGAGATTGAAGAAGGGTAGCCATGATGCTGATCAGCATACATTTAGACTTAGGCATGGATCCCTTTTGGTGATGAGAGGCTATACCCAAAGAGATTGGATTCACTCTGTGCCTAAGCGTGCAAAAGCTGAAGCTACACGCATTAACCTTACCTTTAGGAGGGTTTTTTGA